From Phragmites australis chromosome 5, lpPhrAust1.1, whole genome shotgun sequence, a single genomic window includes:
- the LOC133917427 gene encoding peroxidase 70-like, with translation MASFRTWHCLLAFFLLASAASGQLSPTFYATSCPTLGLIVRATMIKALLLERRMGASLVRLFFHDCFVQGCDGSILLDNVGSFVGEKGAGPNVNSVRGFEVIDEIKANVELLCPGVVSCADIVALAARDGTFLLGGPSWAVPLGRRDSTTASLNLANTDLPSPASSLGTLITAFGNKGLSPRDLTALSGAHTIGFSQCQNFRDHIYNDTDINPAFAALRQRNCPAAQGTGDSNLAPLDVQTKLIFDNAYYRNLLVQRGLLHSDQELFNGGSQDALVRQYSANPALFASDFVAAMIKMGNINPLTGTAGQIRANCRVVNSS, from the exons ATGGCTTCGTTCAGGACCTGGCATTGCTTGCTCGCCTTCTTCCTACTCGCTTCGGCGGCGTCAGGGCAGCTCTCGCCGACGTTCTACGCGACGAGCTGCCCGACGCTGGGGCTCATCGTGCGCGCCACCATGATCAAGGCCCTCCTCCTTGAACGCCGGATGGGCGCCTCCCTCGTCAGGCTcttcttccacgactgcttcgtccaA GGCTGCGACGGCTCGATTCTTCTGGACAACGTGGGGAGCTTCGTCGGCGAGAAGGGCGCTGGCCCCAACGTCAACTCCGTCCGCGGCTTCGAGGTCATCGACGAGATCAAGGCGAATGTCGAGCTCCTCTGCCCCGgcgtcgtctcctgcgccgacatcGTCGCCCTCGCCGCGCGGGACGGCACCTTCCTG CTCGGTGGACCTAGCTGGGCGGTGCCGCTGGGCCGGCGCGACTCTACGACGGCGAGCCTGAACCTGGCGAACACCGATCTCCCATCGCCGGCGTCCAGCTTGGGCACTCTCATCACGGCGTTCGGCAACAAGGGTCTGAGCCCGCGCGACCTGACGGCGCTCTCCGGCGCGCACACCATCGGTTTCTCGCAGTGCCAGAACTTCCGGGATCACATCTACAATGACACTGACATCAACCCGGCATTCGCCGCGCTGCGCCAGCGCAACTGTCCTGCCGCGCAGGGCACCGGCGACAGCAACCTCGCGCCGCTCGACGTGCAGACGAAGCTCATCTTCGACAACGCCTACTACCGCAACCTGCTGGTCCAGCGCGGCCTGCTGCACTCCGACCAGGAGCTCTTCAATGGAGGCTCCCAGGACGCGCTGGTGCGGCAGTACAGCGCCAACCCGGCCCTTTTCGCCTCCGATTTCGTCGCCGCCATGATAAAGATGGGGAACATCAACCCGCTCACCGGAACCGCTGGCCAGATCAGGGCCAACTGCAGGGTGGTCAACAGCAGCTGA